One window from the genome of Ktedonobacterales bacterium encodes:
- a CDS encoding ABC transporter permease: protein MRLRIIRAIARKDALDLLLNKQSLFTLLSPIMLAVLFLVFGILLGTSTTEILVYDPGYQPNRGVEQVLTGAFSNSHITQASSAQQVADAFGANGAKKKASYAVGLVVPPDFEASLRAEQRPALHLYLNGDDINNQQSQLLQSALANYSRAVVSPAPITLSASTINPPSTHSIADFLVGFYALASLLSSFFVGMAVVPGLIIEEKEKKTLRMLMVSPASWVDVISAKLLVALGYQLLLSLIALGIARGFMGQIPLLLVFVLLGSLFSVALGALAGCIFKSQGALGGFSGIAMILFIVPIFFSDQIELVGNNLVSQMIKVLPTYWLGEGIARALRSQTTLESILLDAGIVVGSTLLIFLLSVWGLRRQASVVSTI, encoded by the coding sequence ATGCGCCTACGAATCATTCGCGCCATTGCGCGCAAAGACGCGCTGGACCTGCTCTTGAATAAGCAAAGCCTGTTCACGCTGCTGTCACCCATCATGTTGGCCGTCCTGTTTCTGGTGTTTGGGATTTTGCTGGGCACCAGCACGACCGAGATTCTGGTCTATGACCCTGGCTATCAGCCAAACCGGGGCGTAGAGCAGGTATTGACCGGGGCTTTTTCCAATTCTCACATCACGCAGGCCAGTTCGGCGCAGCAGGTGGCCGATGCTTTTGGGGCCAACGGCGCTAAGAAGAAAGCGTCGTATGCGGTGGGATTGGTCGTGCCACCTGACTTTGAGGCCAGCCTGCGCGCAGAGCAGCGGCCCGCGCTGCACCTCTATCTCAACGGGGATGATATTAACAACCAGCAGAGCCAACTGTTGCAGAGCGCGCTTGCCAATTACAGCCGCGCGGTGGTCAGTCCAGCGCCAATTACCCTGAGCGCCAGCACGATCAATCCGCCCAGCACACATAGTATTGCCGACTTTCTGGTGGGGTTTTATGCGCTGGCGTCCCTGCTTTCTTCTTTCTTCGTTGGGATGGCTGTCGTGCCAGGATTGATCATTGAGGAGAAAGAGAAGAAGACGCTGCGCATGCTGATGGTCTCTCCGGCCTCCTGGGTGGACGTGATTTCGGCCAAGCTGCTGGTGGCGCTCGGCTATCAACTGCTGCTGTCGCTTATTGCGCTGGGGATTGCCAGGGGATTTATGGGGCAGATACCGCTGCTGCTGGTCTTTGTGCTGCTGGGTTCGCTCTTCAGCGTCGCGCTGGGCGCGCTGGCTGGCTGCATCTTCAAATCGCAAGGCGCGTTGGGCGGCTTCAGCGGCATTGCGATGATTCTCTTTATTGTACCCATTTTTTTCTCAGATCAGATCGAGTTGGTGGGGAACAATCTGGTATCACAGATGATCAAGGTCTTGCCAACCTACTGGCTGGGGGAGGGAATTGCAAGGGCGCTGCGGAGTCAGACCACGCTGGAAAGCATTCTGCTGGATGCTGGCATCGTGGTCGGCAGCACGCTGCTGATCTTCCTGCTGTCAGTCTGGGGGCTGCGCCGCCAGGCCAGCGTGGTCAGCACGATTTAA
- a CDS encoding MaoC family dehydratase → MGAAISTVEELKALVGQEVNLGPWYEVTQERVNAFADATGDHQFIHVDPERAAQTPFGGTIAHGFFTLSLIVSLGQGGEGVRMQLPLRMGVNYGLNRVRFPAPVHVGKRIRLHSKLQSVEEVAPQILQLIYEQTVEIEGESKPGCAAESIVRLYLA, encoded by the coding sequence ATGGGCGCTGCTATCAGCACAGTCGAAGAACTCAAAGCACTGGTCGGCCAGGAAGTCAACCTCGGCCCCTGGTACGAAGTCACACAGGAGCGCGTCAACGCTTTTGCCGACGCCACCGGCGATCATCAATTTATCCACGTTGACCCTGAGCGCGCTGCGCAAACGCCTTTTGGCGGAACCATCGCGCATGGCTTCTTCACCCTCTCGTTGATCGTTTCGCTGGGGCAGGGCGGCGAAGGCGTGCGGATGCAGTTGCCGCTGCGCATGGGCGTCAACTACGGGCTGAATCGCGTGCGCTTTCCGGCGCCTGTGCACGTGGGCAAGCGCATCCGCCTGCATTCCAAACTGCAAAGCGTCGAGGAAGTCGCGCCGCAGATTCTCCAGTTGATTTACGAGCAGACGGTGGAGATTGAGGGCGAATCCAAGCCCGGCTGCGCCGCCGAATCTATCGTGCGGCTCTACCTGGCCTAG
- a CDS encoding GNAT family N-acetyltransferase, protein MNMRILDLQPDDEPTIRQVAALLVAGFATHAPEAWPTLEAALEEVRESFGKGRISRVAVDARGAAIGWIGGISRYRGRVWELHPLVVAGALQGQGIGRALVADFETQVRARGGLTITLGTDDEADRTTLSGVNLYPNVWEHIARIQNPGHHPYEFYQKQGYVIVGVVPDADGLGKPDILMAKSVARQ, encoded by the coding sequence ATGAATATGCGGATTCTTGATCTTCAACCCGATGATGAGCCGACCATTCGGCAGGTGGCGGCGCTGCTGGTGGCGGGATTTGCGACCCATGCGCCGGAAGCCTGGCCCACCCTGGAAGCGGCGCTGGAAGAGGTGCGCGAGTCGTTTGGCAAGGGGCGCATCAGCCGCGTCGCTGTTGATGCGCGCGGCGCGGCTATCGGCTGGATTGGCGGTATCAGCCGGTACAGGGGAAGGGTCTGGGAACTGCATCCTCTGGTAGTCGCGGGCGCGCTTCAGGGGCAGGGCATCGGGCGCGCCCTGGTGGCGGATTTTGAGACGCAGGTGCGGGCGCGCGGCGGGCTGACGATTACGCTGGGAACCGATGATGAGGCTGATCGAACGACGCTCTCCGGCGTCAACCTGTATCCGAACGTCTGGGAGCATATCGCGCGCATCCAGAATCCGGGCCATCATCCCTACGAGTTCTATCAAAAGCAGGGCTACGTGATCGTGGGTGTGGTACCCGATGCCGACGGCCTGGGCAAGCCAGATATTCTGATGGCGAAGTCGGTTGCCAGGCAGTAG